From the genome of Leptolyngbya sp. FACHB-261, one region includes:
- a CDS encoding MAPEG family protein — protein sequence MAPYPIPVSTLFIGLNGFIAFVLSYIVVIERIKTRLWHGETKEDVATQPNYLEHPSAWATLVERYTQKSIVTKTSDDGVLQRKVRAHANFVEYVPLALLFILALELSNSQVWLLWFLGSALTVGRLAHAWALIKTYGPSPGRAIGFFLTWLVYIVGAGACAYYGFAGVF from the coding sequence ATGGCCCCTTATCCTATCCCAGTCTCAACTTTATTCATTGGGCTCAATGGCTTTATCGCTTTCGTGCTCTCCTACATTGTCGTGATCGAGCGGATCAAAACTAGACTGTGGCACGGAGAGACCAAGGAAGATGTTGCAACCCAGCCCAACTACCTTGAGCACCCCAGTGCTTGGGCAACGCTCGTCGAAAGATACACTCAGAAATCAATCGTCACTAAAACGAGTGATGATGGAGTATTGCAACGAAAAGTACGGGCTCACGCTAACTTCGTAGAGTATGTCCCCCTCGCATTGTTGTTCATTTTGGCGTTGGAGTTGAGCAATTCCCAGGTCTGGCTGCTGTGGTTTCTCGGCAGTGCACTTACGGTTGGCCGACTTGCCCATGCCTGGGCCTTGATCAAAACCTACGGTCCTTCACCTGGTCGTGCTATTGGTTTTTTTCTCACCTGGTTGGTTTACATTGTTGGTGCTGGAGCTTGTGCCTATTATGGTTTTGCTGGCGTTTTTTAA